A single genomic interval of Bradyrhizobium japonicum USDA 6 harbors:
- a CDS encoding DUF3551 domain-containing protein encodes MRRARFALVATGLLFSGVPAHAQTYDPSYPVCMQIYGPVGYFDCRYTSLEQCRFLAVGRSASCIVNPYFPQKSSKAPRRPKQAD; translated from the coding sequence ATGCGCCGCGCCCGCTTCGCGCTCGTCGCCACCGGCCTGCTCTTCTCGGGCGTGCCGGCGCACGCGCAGACCTACGATCCCAGCTATCCCGTCTGCATGCAGATCTACGGCCCGGTCGGCTATTTCGACTGCCGCTACACTTCGCTCGAACAGTGCAGATTTCTCGCCGTCGGCCGCTCCGCGAGCTGTATCGTGAATCCATACTTTCCGCAGAAGAGTTCAAAGGCTCCCCGGCGGCCGAAGCAGGCCGACTAG
- the dnaE gene encoding DNA polymerase III subunit alpha, with protein MPSAGFVHLHVHSAYSLLKGSIKIAKLAELAKKDHQPALALTDTDNMFGALEFSDKMAGSGIQPIVGCELAIDFGDQDPNARNALLPSRVVLLAAQERGYRSLMRLNSRAFLESPDSHAPFIKFDWLDGETEGLIALTGGPDGPISLALASGQAEIAATRCERLAGLFGDRLYVELQRHNIDKERRVESGLIDIAYAKGLPLVATNEPYFASNDDYEAHDALLCIAGGRLIAETDRVQLTPDHRFKTRAEMAVLFADIPEALASTVEIAERCSFRPMTRKPILPFFTVGAAASSDAASVEAAELKRQAEEGLANRLRVHGLSQGTTEEDYNKRLAFELDVIMRMKYAGYFLIVSDFIKWAKSQGIPVGPGRGSGAGSLVAWALTITDLDPIKFGLLFERFLNPERVSMPDFDIDFCQDRRGEVIRYVQERYGRDQVAQIITFGTLQARGVLRDVGRVLQMPYGQVDKLTKLVPQNPAAPVTLAAAIESEPKLQAFRDEDPVVARAFDIAQRLEGLTRHASTHAAGIVIGDRPLSELVPMYRDPKSDMPVTQFNMKWVEPAGLVKFDFLGLKTLTVLDVAVKLLKPRNIDIDLATLPIDDAESYQMLARGEVVGVFQVESQGMRRALVDMRPDRFEDIIALVALYRPGPMANIPTYCSRKHGDEEPEYLHPVLEPILKETFGVIIYQEQVMQIAQVMSGYSLGDADLLRRAMGKKIRAEMDKQRDIFVAGAVKNGVPQGQAETIFELLAKFADYGFNKSHAAAYALVSYHTAYMKAHYPVEFIAASMTLDLNNTDKLSEFRSEAQRLGIKVEPPNINRSGPTFDVGEKTIYYALAALKGVGIQAIEQIIEERTKRGLFTSLADFAARVNPRAINKRIIESLAAAGAFDTLEPNRARVFAGADSILAACQRAHQAETIGQNDMFGMSADAPTIMLPQIEPWLPAERLRREYDAIGFFLSGHPLDDYAMVLKRLRVQSWAEFSRAVKTGATAGKVAATVVSRMERRTKTGNKMGIMGLSDPTGHFEAVLFSEGLAQYRDVLEPGAAVLLQLGAELQGEDVRARVLHAEPLDDAAAKTQKGLRIFVRDTKPLESIAKRLAGPDMAASNGAVPKVGSPGIAPRSNGDGEVSLVMMLDLETEVEMKLPGRFKVSPQIAGAIKAVAGVVDVQQL; from the coding sequence ATGCCGAGCGCCGGATTTGTCCACCTTCACGTTCACTCGGCCTATTCGCTGCTCAAGGGCTCGATCAAGATCGCCAAGCTCGCCGAGCTTGCGAAGAAAGACCACCAGCCCGCACTGGCGCTGACCGACACCGACAACATGTTCGGCGCGCTGGAGTTCTCCGACAAGATGGCGGGCTCCGGCATCCAGCCGATCGTTGGCTGCGAGCTCGCGATCGATTTCGGCGATCAGGATCCCAATGCGCGCAACGCGCTGTTGCCGTCGCGTGTGGTGCTGCTGGCGGCCCAGGAGCGCGGCTATCGCAGCCTGATGCGGCTGAACTCGCGCGCGTTCCTCGAATCGCCTGACAGCCACGCGCCGTTCATCAAGTTCGACTGGCTCGACGGTGAGACCGAAGGCTTGATCGCACTCACGGGCGGCCCCGACGGTCCGATCTCGCTTGCGCTGGCCAGCGGGCAGGCTGAAATTGCGGCGACGCGCTGCGAGCGTCTCGCCGGCCTGTTCGGCGACCGCCTCTATGTCGAATTGCAGCGCCACAACATCGACAAGGAGCGCCGCGTCGAAAGCGGGCTGATCGACATCGCCTACGCAAAAGGCCTGCCGCTGGTTGCGACCAACGAGCCGTATTTCGCTTCGAACGACGATTACGAGGCGCATGATGCGCTGCTCTGCATCGCCGGCGGGCGACTGATCGCCGAGACCGATCGCGTTCAGCTCACGCCCGATCACCGCTTCAAGACCCGCGCCGAGATGGCGGTGCTGTTCGCCGACATTCCGGAGGCGCTGGCCTCGACGGTGGAGATCGCCGAGCGCTGCTCGTTCCGCCCGATGACGCGCAAGCCGATCCTGCCGTTCTTCACCGTCGGCGCCGCCGCAAGCTCCGACGCGGCGTCGGTCGAGGCGGCCGAGCTGAAGCGCCAGGCGGAGGAGGGGCTCGCCAACCGCCTGCGCGTGCACGGCCTGTCGCAGGGCACCACGGAAGAGGATTACAACAAGCGCCTGGCGTTCGAGCTCGACGTCATCATGCGCATGAAGTACGCGGGCTACTTCCTGATCGTGTCGGACTTCATCAAATGGGCGAAGTCGCAGGGGATTCCGGTCGGGCCGGGCCGCGGTTCGGGCGCCGGCTCACTGGTCGCCTGGGCGCTGACCATCACCGACCTCGACCCGATCAAGTTCGGCCTGCTGTTCGAGCGCTTCCTCAATCCGGAACGCGTCTCGATGCCGGACTTCGACATCGATTTCTGCCAGGACCGCCGCGGCGAGGTGATCAGGTACGTCCAGGAGCGCTACGGTCGCGACCAGGTCGCGCAGATCATCACCTTCGGTACGCTGCAGGCGCGCGGCGTGCTGCGCGACGTCGGCCGGGTGCTGCAAATGCCCTATGGCCAGGTCGACAAGCTGACCAAGCTCGTGCCGCAGAATCCGGCCGCGCCGGTGACGTTGGCCGCCGCGATCGAGAGCGAGCCGAAGCTTCAGGCGTTCCGCGATGAAGACCCGGTGGTGGCGCGCGCCTTCGACATCGCGCAGCGCCTCGAAGGCCTGACCCGCCACGCCTCGACACACGCGGCCGGCATCGTGATCGGCGATCGCCCCCTGAGCGAACTCGTGCCGATGTACCGCGATCCCAAGTCGGACATGCCGGTGACCCAGTTCAACATGAAATGGGTCGAGCCGGCCGGGCTCGTGAAGTTCGACTTCCTCGGCCTGAAGACGCTGACCGTGCTCGACGTCGCGGTGAAGCTCCTGAAGCCGCGCAACATCGACATCGATCTCGCGACGTTGCCGATCGACGATGCCGAAAGCTACCAGATGCTGGCGCGGGGCGAGGTGGTCGGCGTGTTCCAGGTTGAAAGCCAGGGCATGCGGCGCGCGCTGGTCGACATGCGCCCCGACCGTTTCGAGGACATCATCGCGCTGGTCGCACTCTATCGCCCGGGCCCGATGGCGAACATCCCGACCTATTGCTCGCGCAAGCACGGCGACGAGGAGCCGGAATATCTGCACCCGGTGCTGGAGCCGATCCTGAAGGAGACCTTCGGCGTCATCATCTACCAGGAACAGGTGATGCAGATCGCGCAGGTGATGTCGGGCTATTCGCTCGGTGACGCCGACCTGCTGCGCCGCGCCATGGGCAAGAAGATCCGCGCCGAGATGGACAAGCAGCGCGACATCTTCGTCGCCGGCGCGGTGAAGAACGGCGTGCCGCAGGGGCAGGCCGAGACCATCTTCGAGCTGCTCGCAAAGTTCGCCGACTACGGCTTCAACAAGAGCCACGCGGCGGCCTACGCGCTGGTGTCCTACCACACCGCCTATATGAAGGCGCATTACCCGGTGGAGTTCATCGCAGCGTCGATGACGCTCGATCTCAACAACACCGACAAGCTCTCCGAATTCCGTTCCGAGGCGCAGCGCCTCGGCATCAAGGTCGAGCCGCCGAACATCAACCGCTCAGGCCCGACCTTCGATGTCGGCGAGAAGACGATCTATTACGCGCTCGCCGCGCTCAAGGGCGTCGGCATCCAGGCGATCGAGCAGATCATCGAGGAGCGGACCAAGCGCGGGCTGTTCACCTCGCTTGCCGACTTCGCCGCGCGGGTCAATCCGCGCGCGATCAACAAGCGCATCATCGAGAGTCTCGCTGCCGCCGGCGCCTTCGACACGCTGGAGCCGAACCGCGCCCGCGTGTTCGCCGGCGCGGATTCGATCCTCGCCGCCTGCCAGCGCGCGCATCAGGCCGAGACCATCGGCCAGAACGACATGTTCGGCATGTCGGCGGACGCGCCGACCATCATGCTGCCGCAGATCGAGCCCTGGCTGCCGGCCGAGCGGTTGCGCCGCGAATATGACGCGATCGGATTCTTCCTGTCGGGCCATCCGCTCGACGATTACGCGATGGTGCTGAAGCGCCTGCGGGTGCAGAGCTGGGCCGAATTCTCGCGTGCGGTGAAGACCGGCGCCACCGCAGGCAAGGTCGCGGCCACCGTGGTGTCGCGCATGGAGCGGCGAACCAAGACCGGCAACAAGATGGGCATCATGGGGCTCTCTGATCCCACGGGCCATTTCGAGGCGGTGCTGTTCTCCGAAGGCCTCGCGCAATATCGCGATGTGCTCGAGCCGGGCGCCGCCGTGCTGCTCCAGTTGGGCGCGGAATTGCAGGGCGAGGACGTCCGCGCCCGCGTGCTGCATGCCGAGCCGCTCGATGACGCCGCCGCCAAGACGCAGAAGGGCCTGCGCATCTTCGTGCGCGACACCAAGCCGCTGGAGTCGATCGCCAAGCGACTGGCCGGACCCGACATGGCGGCCTCGAACGGCGCCGTGCCAAAAGTCGGCAGTCCCGGCATCGCGCCGCGCTCGAACGGCGACGGCGAGGTCTCACTGGTAATGATGCTCGACCTCGAGACCGAGGTCGAGATGAAGCTGCCCGGCCGCTTCAAGGTCTCTCCGCAGATCGCCGGCGCGATCAAGGCGGTCGCGGGCGTCGTGGACGTGCAGCAGCTCTGA
- a CDS encoding carbonic anhydrase yields MCDQCSESLHHQSLHQDIAPSRRSAMLFGAAAFGMAFAGGAIANGALAKEAKQPPKPENVLSPDASLKRLMEGNARYVSGVARRHDFKHEREALAGGQNPFAAVLSCADSRIAPEYAFDSGRGDLFVCRVAGNFAGTETIASMEYAVAVLNAPLILVLGHDACGAVDATLKAIKDNTSPPGHIPSLVDAIAPAAKAAMQQGGDVLNKAIRQNVIDNVAKLKSAAPILNAAVEQGKLKVVGGIYRLTTGTVDLIAQG; encoded by the coding sequence ATGTGCGACCAATGCTCTGAATCTCTGCATCATCAATCTCTGCATCAAGACATCGCGCCGTCACGGCGGTCCGCGATGCTGTTTGGCGCCGCCGCGTTTGGCATGGCTTTCGCGGGCGGAGCCATCGCCAACGGCGCCCTGGCAAAGGAAGCCAAACAGCCGCCGAAGCCCGAGAACGTGCTGTCGCCCGATGCGTCGTTGAAACGACTGATGGAGGGCAACGCGCGCTACGTCTCGGGTGTGGCGCGGCGGCATGATTTCAAGCATGAGCGCGAAGCGCTGGCCGGCGGGCAGAACCCGTTCGCGGCCGTGCTGAGCTGCGCGGACTCGCGCATTGCGCCGGAATATGCCTTCGACTCGGGCCGCGGCGATCTCTTTGTCTGCCGCGTCGCCGGAAACTTTGCCGGGACCGAAACCATCGCCAGCATGGAATATGCGGTCGCCGTGCTCAACGCGCCGCTGATCCTCGTGCTCGGCCATGATGCCTGCGGCGCGGTCGATGCGACGCTGAAGGCGATCAAGGACAACACGTCGCCGCCGGGACACATTCCCTCGCTGGTCGATGCGATCGCGCCCGCCGCAAAGGCCGCGATGCAGCAGGGCGGGGACGTGCTCAACAAGGCGATCCGGCAGAACGTGATCGACAACGTTGCCAAGCTGAAGTCGGCCGCACCGATCCTCAACGCGGCCGTGGAGCAGGGCAAGCTGAAGGTCGTCGGCGGCATCTACCGGCTCACCACGGGAACGGTCGATCTGATCGCTCAGGGCTGA
- a CDS encoding phosphatase PAP2 family protein, with amino-acid sequence MLEFARTDWQTITVAGPPTDHDVIFGEIEELLGPAMDRRKRLADEIVDQDVRLVGYFAQVLMLSPSAHPNTIKILEMADHVGLMVAVYYKLRFNRGRPQQVCPALFPMVASPWHASYPSGHSLESHLMALALGEIIPGAKSALRALAARIGKNREIAGVHYPSDTAAGKAIAEAVFPYLQQCSTFHAVTDAARQEH; translated from the coding sequence TTGCTCGAATTTGCCAGAACCGATTGGCAAACCATCACTGTCGCCGGCCCGCCAACGGATCACGATGTCATTTTCGGGGAGATCGAAGAACTGCTCGGGCCGGCGATGGATCGTCGCAAGAGGTTGGCAGACGAGATCGTCGATCAGGACGTGAGGCTTGTCGGCTATTTTGCGCAGGTCCTCATGCTTTCGCCGTCGGCGCATCCAAATACGATCAAGATTCTGGAGATGGCCGATCATGTTGGGTTGATGGTCGCCGTCTACTACAAGCTCAGGTTCAATCGCGGGCGGCCGCAACAGGTGTGTCCGGCGCTTTTCCCAATGGTCGCGTCGCCCTGGCACGCCTCCTATCCGAGCGGACATTCGCTGGAGAGTCATCTGATGGCACTGGCGCTGGGAGAGATTATCCCCGGTGCCAAGAGTGCACTGAGGGCGCTGGCCGCGCGGATCGGGAAGAATCGCGAGATCGCTGGCGTCCACTACCCGAGTGACACGGCTGCCGGGAAGGCCATTGCTGAAGCCGTGTTTCCGTACCTCCAGCAATGCAGCACCTTCCATGCGGTGACCGACGCGGCAAGACAAGAGCATTGA
- a CDS encoding DUF3551 domain-containing protein: protein MRRQIVLPIVATLSLAIATFALTLSASAPARAFGTHHAFCLTGEEWPGLSNCTFDSYAQCQASSSGRALTCLANPYFTGQSDDPYAYQNRPGAQTPGYSPGYYPPR, encoded by the coding sequence ATGCGCAGACAGATTGTCCTCCCCATTGTCGCCACACTTTCGCTCGCAATCGCCACATTCGCGCTCACGCTGAGCGCAAGCGCGCCCGCACGCGCATTCGGCACGCATCACGCGTTCTGCCTGACCGGCGAAGAATGGCCGGGGCTGAGCAACTGCACGTTCGACAGTTACGCACAGTGTCAGGCAAGCTCGTCGGGCCGCGCGCTGACCTGCCTCGCGAATCCGTATTTCACAGGCCAGAGCGATGATCCCTACGCCTATCAGAATCGTCCGGGCGCCCAGACACCGGGCTATTCACCCGGCTACTACCCGCCGCGCTGA
- a CDS encoding adenylate/guanylate cyclase domain-containing protein, whose translation MKSEPTSVTPSSPNTANESGARLVGAAEQDFDSPAGAILKFERPFRAVLVADVVSYTRLMEAAEVETHSRYRALRVSVIDPALIGRRGEIVKNTGDGFVAVFESPLDALRCASELQREVTGLEILQPPERRIAFRIGVHWEPVIFDLNDVYGHGVNIAARLQSVAPAGGVVVSSALLLVVADLSEFKFDDLGELHLKNLSRPVHAFLLLSPGVDRRTVIGASTKSSRRTKLPSIAVLPFANSSSEVDDSYFAEGFVEDIIVSLSNIQELLVVSRGSTMPFRQREIDPVEVGEKLGVRYYVSGHVRRSGKRVRFSVELVDVATGSVVWAEKYDTDLADVFEVQDDIAIGVVEKIAAYVRRAEIKRALRKPPKSLNAYDYLLRALELLYKFDFASFSRAKGLLEKASEEDPEYAAPYAYAAKWHNFKIAEGWSSDFDADSADVIRLSNCAIERDPHNALALAIQGHGKSMFFRDYDSGLDLCERALAISPSNSWAWVFGSGTPGFIGDASTGIARAERAIRLSPLGQQAFFNFCLLGQNHYLNGTFDDAIRWSKKSLTLSPRFGNAARVLAASLVAVGRLEEAQQVSQHHKNILPGFKVSDYARRCPFKEPQGSLYVERLGAAGLPD comes from the coding sequence ATGAAGTCGGAGCCTACGAGCGTCACCCCGTCGTCGCCGAACACCGCCAACGAGAGTGGTGCGAGGTTGGTTGGTGCTGCCGAACAGGACTTTGATTCCCCGGCAGGTGCGATCCTCAAATTCGAAAGACCTTTCCGCGCCGTCCTCGTGGCGGACGTCGTCAGCTACACCAGACTTATGGAAGCTGCCGAGGTCGAGACGCATAGTCGCTATCGGGCTCTTCGCGTGAGCGTCATCGATCCCGCCTTGATCGGTCGACGAGGCGAGATTGTGAAGAACACCGGCGACGGCTTCGTCGCGGTATTCGAGAGCCCGCTCGATGCCCTTCGCTGTGCCTCCGAGTTGCAGCGTGAAGTCACCGGGCTTGAAATCCTGCAACCTCCCGAGCGCCGCATAGCTTTTCGCATCGGCGTCCATTGGGAGCCTGTCATCTTTGATCTGAACGATGTCTACGGCCATGGCGTCAATATCGCAGCACGCTTGCAATCTGTCGCTCCCGCGGGCGGCGTTGTGGTGTCATCGGCCCTTTTGCTGGTCGTCGCCGATCTCAGCGAATTCAAGTTCGACGACCTGGGTGAGCTTCATCTCAAGAACCTGTCGCGGCCGGTTCATGCCTTTCTCCTGCTCTCGCCGGGAGTGGACCGCCGCACGGTGATCGGCGCTTCCACCAAATCCTCGAGACGAACCAAACTGCCCTCGATCGCCGTTCTTCCGTTTGCGAACAGCTCTTCGGAGGTCGACGACAGCTATTTTGCCGAAGGCTTCGTCGAAGACATCATTGTCAGCCTGAGTAATATCCAGGAGCTCCTGGTGGTGTCTCGCGGGTCGACGATGCCGTTTCGTCAGCGCGAGATCGATCCCGTCGAAGTCGGCGAGAAGCTTGGCGTTCGCTATTACGTCAGCGGTCACGTTCGCCGATCCGGAAAGCGAGTCCGGTTTTCGGTCGAGCTGGTCGATGTTGCGACCGGCTCCGTGGTGTGGGCGGAGAAATACGACACGGACCTCGCGGACGTTTTCGAAGTCCAGGACGACATCGCCATTGGTGTCGTTGAGAAGATCGCCGCCTATGTGCGTCGCGCAGAGATCAAGCGGGCGCTGCGAAAGCCGCCCAAGAGCCTCAATGCGTATGACTATCTCCTGCGGGCGCTTGAGCTTCTCTACAAATTCGATTTCGCGAGCTTCTCGCGCGCCAAAGGGCTGCTCGAGAAGGCTAGCGAGGAAGACCCCGAATACGCGGCGCCGTACGCGTACGCTGCGAAATGGCACAATTTCAAGATCGCGGAGGGGTGGTCATCGGATTTCGATGCGGATTCGGCCGACGTGATCCGGCTGTCCAATTGTGCCATCGAAAGAGACCCGCACAATGCTCTCGCGCTCGCGATACAGGGGCACGGCAAGAGCATGTTCTTCCGTGACTACGACAGCGGATTGGACCTGTGTGAGAGGGCTCTTGCCATATCCCCCAGCAATTCGTGGGCATGGGTGTTCGGGAGCGGGACCCCCGGATTCATCGGCGATGCTTCAACCGGAATCGCCCGTGCGGAGCGCGCCATCCGGCTTTCACCACTTGGCCAACAGGCCTTTTTCAATTTCTGCCTGCTCGGCCAAAATCATTATCTGAACGGAACGTTTGACGATGCCATTCGCTGGTCGAAGAAGTCTTTGACCCTCAGCCCGCGTTTTGGAAACGCCGCGCGCGTCCTCGCCGCAAGCCTCGTCGCTGTCGGTCGCCTGGAGGAAGCGCAGCAGGTGTCGCAGCACCATAAGAACATCCTGCCCGGCTTCAAGGTATCGGACTATGCGCGCCGTTGTCCGTTCAAGGAGCCCCAGGGGTCTTTGTATGTCGAGCGATTAGGAGCAGCTGGGTTGCCGGATTGA
- a CDS encoding papain-like cysteine protease family protein, whose translation MGVEEISVIERTRIALAPDFTMQHQCHINWCWAAVASSISRYYDETSTFTQCHIADLELNRHDCCNFPCGTPGLEFDVTHTLGSPLNRVRCLAVLALDQRATRTEVQQEISAGRPICVRTVWSGDEDEEGPAHFVAIVGYLEDTDSLAIEDPFYGPTPEIQFDRFCSNYQDAKGVWTDTYFSKPPV comes from the coding sequence ATGGGTGTGGAAGAAATTTCCGTCATCGAAAGGACGCGGATTGCGTTGGCGCCAGATTTCACGATGCAACATCAGTGTCACATCAATTGGTGCTGGGCAGCCGTCGCGTCCAGCATCTCGCGCTATTACGACGAGACCAGTACTTTCACGCAGTGCCACATCGCCGACCTCGAATTGAACCGGCATGATTGCTGTAATTTCCCTTGCGGCACGCCGGGCCTGGAATTCGATGTGACGCATACTCTCGGATCACCGCTCAACCGAGTCCGCTGCCTCGCCGTGTTGGCCCTCGACCAACGAGCGACACGAACGGAGGTGCAGCAGGAGATCAGTGCAGGGCGACCCATTTGTGTTCGCACGGTTTGGTCGGGAGACGAAGATGAGGAGGGACCGGCGCACTTCGTCGCGATCGTCGGATATCTGGAGGATACCGACAGCCTGGCCATTGAGGATCCCTTTTACGGCCCCACACCAGAGATCCAGTTTGATCGATTTTGCTCAAACTATCAGGACGCCAAAGGTGTCTGGACGGACACTTACTTCTCGAAGCCCCCGGTCTAG
- a CDS encoding outer membrane protein — translation MNKNLLLAAVSLVALSATAPALAADLAARPYTKAPAMIATVYDWSGFYIGINGGGGSSHATWDFVGVGREGSHDATGGTVGGQIGYRWQSGQWVFGVEGQGNWADFSGDNASALFATRNRTKIDAFGLITGQVGYAWNNVLVYVKGGAAVVSNKYEISNTAGALLSSSSDSRWGGTVGAGLEYGFAPNWSVGVEYNHIFLSDKDVTFAGFAGSERIRQDVDMGLVRLNYKFGGPLIGRY, via the coding sequence ATGAACAAGAATCTGTTGCTTGCTGCTGTGAGCCTTGTCGCGCTGAGCGCGACTGCGCCGGCGCTGGCTGCTGACCTCGCTGCGCGGCCTTACACCAAGGCGCCTGCGATGATCGCGACCGTCTATGACTGGAGCGGCTTCTACATCGGCATCAACGGCGGCGGCGGTTCGTCGCACGCGACCTGGGATTTCGTCGGCGTTGGTCGTGAAGGCTCGCACGATGCGACCGGCGGCACGGTCGGTGGTCAGATCGGCTATCGCTGGCAGTCCGGCCAGTGGGTGTTCGGCGTGGAAGGCCAGGGCAACTGGGCCGATTTCTCGGGCGACAACGCCAGCGCGCTGTTTGCTACCCGCAACCGCACCAAGATCGATGCGTTCGGTCTGATCACCGGTCAGGTTGGCTACGCCTGGAACAACGTCCTGGTCTACGTCAAGGGCGGTGCGGCTGTGGTCAGCAACAAGTACGAGATCTCCAACACGGCGGGCGCGCTGCTCTCCTCGTCCAGCGACAGCCGTTGGGGTGGCACGGTCGGTGCCGGCCTCGAGTACGGCTTCGCGCCGAACTGGTCGGTTGGCGTCGAGTACAACCACATCTTCCTGTCCGACAAGGACGTGACCTTCGCTGGCTTCGCCGGCTCGGAGCGCATCCGCCAGGACGTCGACATGGGTCTCGTCCGCCTGAACTACAAGTTCGGCGGCCCGCTGATCGGCCGTTACTAA